The Brasilonema sennae CENA114 genome includes a region encoding these proteins:
- the miaA gene encoding tRNA (adenosine(37)-N6)-dimethylallyltransferase MiaA produces MTKLIVICGATATGKSGLALDLAMRLDSVILSADSRQVYREFNIGTAKPTEAEQNLVPHYLIDICNPTNTMTVADYQDQAQALIASRPHPLLLVGGTGLYIRSITQGLIIPRVAPHKELRSQLESLGQRLLYDMLQQVDSIAAQKIHPNDSVRTLRALEVFYVTGRPISDQQGENPPNYPILQIGLDCDSAHLTQRIAQRTQKMIADGLVAEVKYLCQKYGTDLPLLNTLGYQEIKQHLAGDISLEEAKQLTVLHTRQFAKRQRTWFRAYPQIEWFDVESPDLLDKVWQRLQEFIANCS; encoded by the coding sequence ATGACTAAATTAATTGTGATTTGTGGCGCGACGGCGACGGGTAAGTCGGGATTAGCATTGGATTTGGCGATGCGGCTTGACTCAGTCATTCTGAGTGCAGACTCTCGTCAGGTTTATCGGGAATTTAATATTGGTACGGCGAAACCTACAGAAGCTGAACAAAACTTAGTACCGCACTATCTTATAGATATCTGCAACCCGACAAACACTATGACAGTTGCAGACTATCAAGATCAAGCACAGGCGTTAATTGCTTCTCGTCCTCATCCCCTCCTGCTGGTTGGTGGGACTGGTTTATACATACGCTCCATCACACAGGGTTTGATAATTCCCAGGGTTGCACCGCACAAGGAATTGCGATCGCAACTGGAATCTTTGGGTCAAAGGCTATTGTACGATATGTTGCAACAAGTTGACTCGATTGCAGCACAAAAAATTCATCCAAACGACTCAGTCCGGACTTTAAGGGCATTGGAGGTATTCTACGTCACTGGTCGCCCAATTTCCGATCAACAAGGAGAAAATCCCCCAAATTATCCGATTTTGCAAATTGGTTTGGACTGTGACTCTGCTCACCTTACCCAACGCATCGCACAGCGTACACAGAAGATGATTGCAGATGGTTTAGTCGCGGAGGTGAAATACCTTTGCCAGAAATATGGAACTGACTTACCTTTGCTGAATACTTTAGGATATCAGGAAATCAAACAACATTTGGCAGGAGATATTTCTTTGGAGGAAGCGAAACAATTAACTGTTTTGCACACAAGGCAATTTGCCAAGCGCCAACGGACTTGGTTTAGAGCATATCCTCAAATTGAGTGGTTTGATGTAGAGAGTCCTGATTTATTGGATAAAGTTTGGCAGCGGTTGCAAGAGTTCATCGCCAACTGTAGTTGA
- a CDS encoding fasciclin domain-containing protein: MKASKSIFRKALFTLMSAGSLVALSACGQPSVDHTTAPQTAATPANLPTSAPPIAQTPTTPTASKNLAELAQLASTQASFTTLTRAVQAAGLTQQMAELGPYTVFAPTNAAFAALPKGTIEKLLKPENKQQLIKLVSYHVLPGQVTSSQLTSGQVKTVEGSPVIVLVDTTTSTVIVNGAKVIQADIPASNGVVHIVDKVILPPKFPASLGSN, translated from the coding sequence ATGAAAGCAAGCAAAAGCATTTTTAGAAAAGCATTGTTTACCCTTATGAGTGCGGGTAGTCTGGTTGCTTTATCTGCTTGTGGTCAACCTAGTGTAGATCATACAACCGCTCCTCAGACTGCGGCAACTCCAGCAAATCTTCCTACATCTGCTCCTCCAATTGCCCAAACTCCTACTACCCCAACAGCAAGCAAAAACCTAGCAGAACTGGCACAGTTAGCATCCACTCAGGCTTCTTTTACAACGCTAACACGGGCAGTGCAAGCTGCTGGTTTAACTCAACAAATGGCAGAACTTGGACCCTACACAGTCTTTGCTCCAACGAATGCTGCTTTTGCTGCTTTACCAAAGGGTACAATTGAAAAGCTTCTCAAACCAGAAAACAAGCAACAATTGATCAAACTTGTGAGCTATCACGTTCTACCAGGACAAGTGACCTCTAGCCAACTGACGTCTGGACAAGTTAAAACAGTTGAAGGTTCTCCTGTGATAGTATTGGTTGACACTACGACCAGTACAGTTATCGTAAACGGTGCTAAAGTCATTCAAGCAGATATTCCAGCTAGTAACGGCGTAGTTCACATAGTAGACAAGGTTATTCTACCTCCAAAATTTCCAGCAAGTCTTGGCTCTAATTAA
- the glcD gene encoding glycolate oxidase subunit GlcD, translated as MLTQDKQQRNWKPIVKQFEAVVGKNGVVQRREELITYECDGLTSYRERPAVVVLPRTTEQVAEVVKICDRHSIPFIARGSGTGLSGGALPVENCVLIVTSLMRQILKVDLENQQVIVQPGVINSWVTQTVSGAGFYYAPDPSSQIICSIGGNVAENSGGVHCLKYGVTTNHVLGLKLVLPDGSIVDVGGQIPEMPGYDLTGLFVGSEGTLGIATEITLRILKTAESICVLLADFTSIEAAGVSVSDIISAGIIPGGMEIMDNLSINAVEDVVATNCYPRDSGGILLVEIDGLAVEVAANKQRIAEICQKNGARNITIASDPEQRLRLWKGRKAAFAAAGHVSPDYYVQDGVIPRTQLPYVLEQIEALSQKSGYRIANVFHAGDGNLHPLILYDNSIPGELEKVEEVGGEILKLCVKVGGSISGEHGIGADKKCYMPEMFTATDLETMQWVRQVFNPKGLANPGKIFPTPRTCGEAANATGEIAKKFEGVEKF; from the coding sequence ATGCTTACCCAAGATAAACAACAACGCAACTGGAAACCCATCGTCAAGCAATTTGAGGCTGTCGTTGGTAAAAATGGCGTAGTACAACGCCGCGAGGAACTCATCACATACGAGTGCGATGGACTGACTAGCTATCGCGAACGTCCAGCTGTGGTGGTGTTACCGAGGACGACAGAACAAGTTGCAGAGGTTGTGAAAATATGCGATCGCCACTCCATCCCCTTCATTGCACGCGGTTCTGGTACGGGTTTATCTGGTGGGGCGTTGCCAGTCGAGAATTGCGTCTTGATTGTCACTTCTTTAATGCGACAAATACTTAAAGTTGATTTAGAAAATCAGCAAGTTATTGTTCAGCCAGGAGTGATTAACAGTTGGGTAACACAAACTGTGAGTGGTGCTGGTTTTTACTACGCTCCTGACCCTTCCAGCCAAATCATTTGCTCAATTGGTGGTAATGTCGCAGAAAACTCTGGTGGCGTACATTGTTTAAAATACGGTGTCACAACCAACCACGTTTTGGGATTGAAACTTGTCCTTCCTGATGGTTCGATTGTTGATGTGGGGGGACAAATTCCTGAAATGCCTGGTTATGACTTAACAGGTTTGTTTGTTGGTTCTGAAGGAACGCTAGGAATTGCTACAGAAATTACGCTGCGAATTCTCAAAACTGCTGAATCAATTTGCGTACTTTTGGCAGACTTTACGAGTATTGAAGCAGCAGGTGTTAGTGTTTCTGATATCATCAGCGCGGGGATTATTCCTGGTGGTATGGAAATTATGGATAATCTCAGCATTAATGCCGTTGAAGATGTGGTGGCAACAAATTGTTATCCCCGCGATTCTGGTGGTATCTTATTAGTAGAAATTGACGGTTTGGCAGTAGAAGTTGCGGCAAATAAACAGCGGATTGCAGAAATTTGCCAAAAGAATGGTGCACGAAATATCACAATAGCTAGTGACCCAGAACAGCGCTTAAGATTGTGGAAAGGAAGAAAAGCCGCTTTTGCTGCTGCAGGTCACGTCAGTCCAGATTATTATGTACAAGATGGTGTCATTCCTCGCACTCAGTTACCGTATGTACTAGAACAAATTGAAGCATTAAGTCAAAAATCTGGGTATCGCATTGCTAACGTATTTCATGCTGGAGATGGGAATCTTCACCCATTGATTCTGTACGATAATTCCATTCCTGGCGAATTAGAAAAGGTGGAAGAAGTCGGCGGGGAAATTCTCAAGCTATGCGTGAAAGTTGGTGGTAGTATTTCTGGTGAACATGGTATTGGTGCAGACAAAAAATGTTATATGCCAGAAATGTTCACTGCCACTGATTTAGAAACTATGCAATGGGTACGGCAAGTTTTTAATCCCAAAGGTTTGGCAAATCCAGGTAAGATTTTCCCGACACCGCGCACTTGTGGTGAGGCTGCAAACGCTACGGGTGAGATTGCTAAAAAGTTTGAGGGTGTGGAAAAATTTTAG
- a CDS encoding chlorophyll a/b-binding protein: MTNATKTTTPVIDDRNSWRWGFTPQAEVWNGRLAMIGFLAAALIELFSGQGFLHFWGIL, translated from the coding sequence ATGACTAACGCAACAAAAACCACTACCCCTGTAATTGATGACCGTAATTCTTGGCGTTGGGGTTTCACACCTCAAGCAGAAGTTTGGAACGGTCGCTTGGCGATGATTGGCTTTTTAGCAGCTGCTCTTATTGAGCTATTCTCTGGTCAAGGTTTCCTACACTTCTGGGGCATTCTGTAA
- a CDS encoding GDSL-type esterase/lipase family protein, which yields MNNTIVILFFLSLLLNLFFLLLVTVFLARRGGVSYLSQKILPSKSAQNNYSVYYLHKKSQFEILPKSDSGIIFLGDSLTDEGEWGELLENPNLKNRGISADTTDSVLNRLNAVVASKPKKLFLMIGINDFINAHKSVEQTLTGYQHLLTELRNQTPNTKVFIQSVLPVNNQVTRYWQDNKNILQLNLQLKEVAKEFSYEYIDVFSHLSDSQNQLDARYTQDGLHLNGQGYLMWKQAIEKYVKE from the coding sequence ATGAACAATACAATTGTCATCTTATTCTTTCTTTCTCTCTTGCTCAATCTTTTCTTTTTGTTGCTAGTGACTGTATTTCTGGCCAGAAGAGGAGGAGTTTCATATTTGTCGCAAAAAATACTTCCCAGCAAGTCTGCTCAAAATAATTACTCAGTTTATTATCTACATAAAAAAAGCCAGTTTGAAATCCTGCCCAAATCAGACTCCGGAATCATTTTCTTGGGAGATAGTTTAACTGATGAAGGCGAATGGGGAGAATTGCTGGAAAATCCGAATCTAAAAAATCGTGGTATTAGCGCTGACACGACAGATTCTGTTTTAAATCGTCTAAACGCTGTTGTGGCATCTAAACCAAAAAAACTTTTCTTAATGATAGGCATCAATGACTTTATCAATGCTCACAAATCTGTCGAACAGACATTAACTGGATACCAGCACCTTTTAACAGAATTGCGAAATCAAACGCCAAACACAAAAGTCTTTATTCAAAGTGTTTTACCAGTCAACAATCAAGTGACTCGCTATTGGCAAGATAATAAGAACATCTTGCAATTGAATTTGCAGTTGAAAGAAGTGGCAAAAGAGTTTTCTTATGAGTACATAGATGTTTTCTCTCATTTATCCGATTCGCAGAATCAATTAGATGCTCGATACACACAAGATGGACTGCATTTAAATGGTCAAGGATATTTAATGTGGAAGCAAGCTATTGAAAAATATGTGAAAGAATAA
- the gyrB gene encoding DNA topoisomerase (ATP-hydrolyzing) subunit B, whose protein sequence is MTSSYSAAQIQVLEGLEPVRKRPGMYIGSTGPRGLHHLVYEVVDNSVDEALAGYCTHVEVDLNSDGSVTVVDDGRGIPTDIHPQTGKSALETVLTVLHAGGKFGSGGYKVSGGLHGVGVSVVNALSESVEITVWRDKMVHTQRYERGVPVTELIAKSYKENRTGTSVTFKPDSQIFTTVTEFDYTTIASRLRELAYLNAGVKITFTDNRLELLKSDTPKVETYEYKGGIREYITYMNSDKQPLHEEVIFVQGERNNVQVEVALQWCTDAYTDNVLGFANNIRTVDGGTHLEGLKAVLTRTLNNVARKRNKIKENEPNLSGEHVREGLTGVISVKVPEPEFEGQTKTKLGNTEVRGIVDSFVGEVLTEYLEFHPSVADSILDKAIQAFKAAEAARHARELVRRKSVLESSPLPGKLADCSTRDPKESEIYIVEGDSAGGSAKQGRDRRFQAILPLRGKILNIEKTDDAKIYKNTEIQALITALGLGVKGEEFDASQLRYHRIVIMTDADVDGAHIRTLLLTFFYRYQRALIEQGHIFIACPPLFKVERGRNHYYCYSERELQQRLAEFPDNANYTIQRFKGLGEMMPEQLWTTTMNPETRTFKQVEIEDAAEADRIFTILMGDRVAPRREFIETYGSKLNLTDLDI, encoded by the coding sequence ATGACGAGCAGTTACAGTGCCGCTCAGATTCAAGTTCTGGAAGGTCTGGAACCCGTCCGCAAAAGACCGGGAATGTACATAGGTTCCACAGGCCCGCGAGGACTCCATCATTTAGTTTACGAGGTGGTGGACAACTCAGTAGATGAAGCTTTGGCGGGTTACTGCACTCATGTGGAGGTGGATCTCAACTCTGATGGTTCTGTAACCGTTGTAGATGATGGTCGGGGTATCCCTACAGATATTCACCCCCAAACGGGGAAATCAGCATTGGAAACTGTGTTAACAGTACTACACGCCGGGGGAAAATTTGGCAGCGGTGGCTACAAAGTTTCTGGAGGATTACACGGAGTTGGTGTTTCCGTGGTGAACGCCCTGTCCGAGTCGGTGGAAATTACCGTTTGGCGAGACAAAATGGTTCATACTCAGCGCTACGAACGGGGTGTTCCTGTTACAGAACTGATAGCGAAGTCCTACAAGGAAAACCGTACTGGAACTTCTGTCACCTTCAAACCCGACTCCCAAATCTTCACAACCGTCACTGAATTTGATTACACGACTATAGCAAGCCGCTTGCGGGAATTAGCATACCTCAATGCTGGAGTCAAAATTACTTTTACTGATAACCGTCTCGAACTGCTTAAAAGTGATACACCTAAGGTAGAAACCTACGAATACAAAGGTGGTATTCGGGAATATATTACCTATATGAACAGTGATAAGCAACCACTGCATGAAGAAGTTATTTTTGTGCAGGGAGAACGCAACAATGTTCAAGTAGAAGTTGCTTTGCAGTGGTGTACTGATGCTTATACAGACAATGTACTAGGCTTTGCCAATAATATTCGCACGGTGGACGGTGGTACACATTTAGAAGGTTTAAAGGCAGTTTTAACTCGTACCTTGAATAATGTTGCCCGCAAGCGTAACAAAATCAAAGAAAATGAACCCAACCTCAGTGGAGAACACGTCCGTGAAGGTTTGACGGGTGTGATTTCTGTGAAAGTCCCAGAACCGGAATTTGAAGGACAAACCAAAACTAAATTAGGTAATACAGAAGTTCGGGGAATTGTAGATTCGTTTGTCGGAGAAGTTCTTACCGAGTACCTGGAATTTCATCCTAGTGTCGCTGATTCTATTTTAGATAAAGCTATCCAAGCTTTCAAAGCCGCAGAAGCCGCTCGACATGCGCGGGAATTAGTGCGTCGCAAATCAGTTCTGGAATCTTCACCATTACCAGGTAAATTAGCAGATTGCAGTACTAGGGATCCTAAGGAGTCGGAAATCTATATCGTGGAAGGGGACTCTGCAGGCGGAAGTGCAAAACAAGGACGCGATCGCCGATTCCAAGCAATTCTCCCCCTACGCGGTAAAATCCTGAATATTGAGAAAACTGACGACGCCAAAATCTATAAAAATACTGAAATTCAGGCGTTAATTACAGCACTCGGTTTAGGAGTTAAGGGCGAAGAATTCGACGCATCCCAACTGCGCTATCACCGTATAGTTATCATGACTGACGCTGACGTAGATGGAGCGCACATCCGGACTTTGTTGTTAACTTTCTTCTATCGGTATCAGAGGGCGCTGATTGAGCAGGGTCATATTTTCATTGCTTGTCCGCCACTGTTCAAAGTAGAACGGGGACGTAATCATTACTATTGCTATAGTGAGCGTGAGCTGCAACAGCGTCTGGCTGAGTTTCCCGATAACGCCAATTACACCATCCAACGCTTCAAAGGTTTGGGTGAAATGATGCCAGAACAACTCTGGACAACTACAATGAACCCAGAAACTCGTACTTTTAAGCAAGTGGAAATTGAGGACGCCGCCGAGGCTGATCGCATTTTCACGATTTTGATGGGCGATCGCGTTGCACCCCGTCGCGAATTCATTGAAACTTACGGTTCTAAACTCAATTTGACCGATTTGGATATCTAA
- the rpoD gene encoding RNA polymerase sigma factor RpoD, giving the protein MNQANNVLENIYQPDDLEIMNQPEIELEELLIDDEEDLLTGDEGELDEFLEPQSDEDDLKSGKAAKGRRRSQSKKKHYTEDSIRLYLQEIGRIRLLRADEEIELARKIADLLELERAREKLSLQLAREPYDSEWAEAVHIPMPQFRYRLHIGRRAKDKMVQSNLRLVVSIAKKYMNRGLSFQDLIQEGSLGLIRAAEKFDHEKGYKFSTYATWWIRQAITRAIADQSRTIRLPVHLYETISRIKKTTKLLSQEMGRKPTEEEIATRMEMTIEKLRFIAKSAQLPISLETPIGKEEDSRLGDFIESDGETPEDQVSKNLLREDLEKVLDSLSPRERDVLRLRYGLDDGRMKTLEEIGQIFNVTRERIRQIEAKALRKLRHPNRNSVLKEYIR; this is encoded by the coding sequence ATGAACCAGGCTAACAACGTACTCGAAAATATATATCAGCCTGATGATCTGGAAATAATGAATCAGCCTGAGATTGAGTTAGAAGAACTCTTAATTGACGACGAAGAGGACTTGCTGACGGGCGATGAAGGCGAACTCGATGAATTTTTAGAGCCTCAGTCTGATGAGGACGACTTAAAGTCTGGAAAAGCCGCTAAGGGGCGTCGTCGATCTCAAAGCAAGAAAAAGCATTACACCGAAGATTCGATCAGGCTTTACTTGCAAGAAATAGGTCGGATTCGCTTGTTGCGTGCAGACGAAGAAATTGAATTGGCACGCAAGATTGCCGATTTACTGGAATTAGAGCGCGCGCGGGAAAAACTTTCGCTACAGTTAGCTCGTGAGCCTTACGACAGCGAGTGGGCAGAAGCAGTACACATACCCATGCCACAATTTCGTTATCGGCTACATATTGGTCGTAGAGCGAAAGATAAGATGGTGCAATCAAACCTGCGTCTTGTCGTTTCAATTGCTAAGAAGTATATGAATCGAGGCTTGTCTTTCCAAGACTTGATTCAAGAAGGTAGTCTTGGTTTGATTCGCGCGGCAGAAAAGTTTGACCACGAGAAAGGATATAAGTTTTCTACATACGCCACATGGTGGATTCGTCAGGCGATAACCCGTGCGATCGCCGATCAATCCCGTACTATCCGCCTTCCGGTTCACCTCTACGAAACGATTTCCCGCATCAAGAAAACAACCAAGCTGCTTTCTCAAGAAATGGGTCGCAAACCCACGGAAGAAGAAATTGCTACGAGAATGGAAATGACAATTGAGAAACTGCGGTTTATTGCTAAATCCGCACAATTGCCTATTTCACTAGAAACGCCCATTGGTAAAGAAGAAGATTCTCGACTTGGCGATTTTATTGAGTCTGATGGTGAAACACCAGAAGACCAAGTTTCTAAAAACCTGCTGCGAGAAGACCTGGAAAAAGTCCTCGACAGTCTTAGCCCCCGTGAAAGAGATGTTCTCAGATTGCGTTATGGCTTAGATGACGGTCGTATGAAGACTTTAGAAGAAATTGGACAAATTTTCAATGTGACTCGTGAGCGAATTCGTCAAATTGAGGCAAAAGCGCTACGCAAGTTACGTCACCCAAATCGTAACAGCGTTTTAAAAGAGTACATCCGTTAG
- a CDS encoding peptidoglycan-binding domain-containing protein, with the protein MEYLAYSLMDSSYAAVTADSEYHLPEFKLTIPGQKYLKSTWLSFALITTLLAIFAQSQPATAAYYGPGRYSVRTNGSCLNIRTGPSTSYRAAKCDSNGSPLPRVVAYKRGFARLSTGNYVSAKWIDTRAKKEYTLRRVPTQDTYNNGIGGSITLRKGSQGDAVAELQRSLGNVSVTGYYGSLTQRAVRNFQARNGLRPDGVAGPETLSYLGFGNISRRPSLDYPLYPNDGFGARGYSPYYNDSYSRNITLRRGSRGEAVAELQRALANVPVTGYYDSSTQRAVRNFQASLGLRPDGVARSETLSYLGVGNVSIRRYYPGNSGNYSYSGYSGYSGISVGGP; encoded by the coding sequence GTGGAATATCTTGCTTATTCTCTGATGGATAGTTCATATGCAGCGGTAACTGCAGATAGCGAATACCATCTTCCTGAATTTAAACTCACTATTCCAGGGCAAAAATATTTGAAATCTACATGGTTAAGTTTCGCACTAATCACTACCTTATTGGCAATTTTCGCCCAATCCCAACCAGCAACAGCCGCCTACTACGGTCCTGGTAGATACTCTGTGAGAACTAACGGTAGCTGTCTTAATATACGTACAGGTCCTAGTACCTCCTATCGCGCTGCCAAATGTGACTCCAATGGTTCACCATTGCCAAGAGTTGTAGCATATAAGCGTGGATTTGCTCGGTTGTCTACAGGTAATTACGTTTCTGCTAAGTGGATTGACACCCGCGCTAAGAAAGAATATACTCTTCGCCGTGTTCCAACACAAGACACTTATAATAATGGGATTGGCGGTAGCATCACTCTTAGAAAAGGTTCCCAAGGTGATGCGGTGGCAGAACTTCAAAGAAGTTTGGGCAATGTTTCAGTCACTGGATACTATGGTTCGTTAACTCAAAGAGCAGTTAGGAACTTTCAGGCAAGAAACGGCTTACGTCCAGATGGAGTCGCGGGACCTGAAACTCTTAGTTATCTTGGGTTCGGGAACATTAGCCGCAGACCATCTTTAGATTATCCTCTGTATCCTAACGATGGTTTTGGTGCTAGAGGCTACTCTCCGTATTATAACGACAGCTATAGCCGTAACATAACTTTAAGAAGAGGCTCCAGAGGTGAAGCTGTGGCAGAACTTCAAAGAGCTTTGGCTAATGTTCCAGTCACTGGATATTACGATTCTTCAACACAAAGAGCAGTCAGAAACTTCCAGGCAAGTCTTGGTCTTCGTCCAGATGGAGTAGCCAGATCAGAAACTCTAAGTTATCTGGGAGTGGGTAATGTTAGCATAAGACGATATTATCCTGGAAATTCTGGAAATTATAGCTATTCTGGGTATTCTGGGTATTCTGGTATTAGTGTTGGTGGTCCTTAA
- a CDS encoding M23 family metallopeptidase, giving the protein MIKVTITQICTYSLIGLTSFFAVLSTNTQVLTQTVKSSNIPQKSLPSDLIWPTQGIISQGFRKYQHEGIDIAGATGTPIVAAASGTVVKAGWNEWGLGNVVVLEHPDGTVTVYGHNSRFLVKQGQQVSQGQVIAEMGTTGNSTAPHLHFEVRKNHRFAVDPLTTLPSLIAGKIPQQQTATQAKANHEINQVSGTQTPQEVSSWQPIPVPVGSQMADTKCNGTTVIEGETANLSVKVCQENGQLFYIGQLKRDSTHPVRLPARSVGSSQYRADNGSFSYIVSSDKVEVWQNGQQVRSDTFSFSKQFGQ; this is encoded by the coding sequence ATGATAAAAGTTACTATTACTCAAATTTGTACATATAGCTTGATAGGGTTAACATCTTTTTTTGCTGTGTTAAGTACAAATACGCAGGTTTTGACCCAGACAGTAAAAAGCTCCAATATTCCACAAAAATCTCTTCCCTCTGATTTAATTTGGCCCACTCAGGGAATAATTTCTCAGGGTTTTCGCAAATATCAACATGAAGGAATTGATATCGCAGGAGCAACTGGTACTCCTATTGTTGCTGCTGCATCCGGTACAGTGGTCAAAGCAGGTTGGAACGAATGGGGATTAGGGAATGTCGTAGTTCTTGAGCATCCCGATGGGACTGTTACAGTTTACGGTCATAATAGCCGCTTTTTGGTGAAACAGGGTCAACAGGTCAGCCAAGGACAAGTTATTGCAGAAATGGGAACGACAGGTAATAGTACGGCACCTCACCTACACTTTGAGGTGCGTAAAAATCATCGTTTTGCTGTTGACCCCTTGACGACATTACCATCTTTGATTGCAGGAAAAATTCCACAACAGCAGACTGCAACTCAAGCAAAAGCAAATCACGAAATCAACCAAGTCTCTGGTACACAGACACCACAGGAAGTTTCATCTTGGCAACCAATTCCAGTGCCTGTTGGATCTCAGATGGCTGATACTAAATGCAATGGCACTACAGTAATCGAAGGCGAAACAGCAAATCTTTCTGTGAAAGTCTGTCAGGAAAATGGTCAGTTGTTTTATATTGGGCAATTAAAGCGAGACTCAACCCACCCTGTACGCCTTCCTGCTAGGAGTGTTGGCAGTTCTCAGTATCGAGCAGACAATGGTAGTTTTTCCTATATTGTTAGTTCTGACAAAGTAGAAGTTTGGCAAAATGGTCAGCAAGTACGTTCTGATACTTTTTCCTTTTCAAAGCAGTTTGGGCAATAA
- a CDS encoding peptidoglycan-binding domain-containing protein — protein MEYLAYSLMDSAYAEATKDTEFSLPELKLPELKLRFNWNRNFKSVWLSFALMGTLLAILAQAQTASATYNGPGNKYYVQTKGSDLLVRKGPSSSTAVVASYRNGSRLPRVVAYKNGFAKLSNGYYVGANWISNKPGKGNTGGPGVGGPYTLSLGSQGSAVARLQETLGLTPTAYYGQITADAVKNYQRRNGLLVDGVAGPQTLSGLGVY, from the coding sequence GTGGAATATCTTGCTTATTCTTTGATGGATAGTGCCTACGCAGAGGCGACTAAAGATACAGAATTCAGTCTTCCAGAATTGAAACTGCCAGAATTGAAACTGAGATTCAACTGGAACAGAAATTTCAAATCTGTGTGGTTAAGTTTCGCGCTCATGGGTACGTTGTTAGCGATTTTAGCTCAAGCTCAAACAGCTTCAGCCACATACAACGGTCCAGGAAACAAATATTATGTTCAGACAAAAGGCAGTGATCTCTTAGTTCGTAAAGGTCCTAGCTCATCCACTGCCGTTGTTGCATCTTACCGTAATGGCTCACGACTTCCACGAGTCGTAGCATATAAAAATGGATTTGCAAAGCTATCCAATGGTTATTACGTTGGTGCTAATTGGATTAGCAACAAACCTGGCAAAGGCAACACCGGTGGTCCTGGTGTTGGTGGTCCTTACACTTTGAGTTTAGGTTCTCAAGGTTCTGCTGTAGCAAGACTACAAGAAACTTTAGGACTCACACCTACCGCATATTATGGTCAAATCACAGCAGATGCGGTCAAAAACTATCAGCGAAGAAATGGTTTACTTGTAGATGGAGTCGCTGGACCACAAACCTTATCTGGTTTGGGAGTGTATTAA